One part of the Lotus japonicus ecotype B-129 chromosome 2, LjGifu_v1.2 genome encodes these proteins:
- the LOC130735634 gene encoding bidirectional sugar transporter SWEET6b-like codes for METAAIARNVVGVIGNVISFGLFFSPAPTFYKIFKKKSVEEYKPDPYLATVMNCAFWVFYAMPFVHPHNILVVTINSIGLLFEVFYLTMFWIYATNGGRRKVLLILLGELIFFAAVVLTILMAVHGTHLRSLVVGIICDIFNILMYVSPLTVMAEVIRTKSVKYMPFSLSLANLLNGVCWTIYSLIHPFDLFILISNSVGVFSGVVQLILYAWYSSCKGEQDGGDDNHVQDQQPKRIVV; via the exons GCAATGTCATTTCGTTCGGCTTGTTCTTCTCGCCAGC TCCAACTTTCTACAAAATTTTCAAGAAGAAATCTGTGGAGGAGTACAAGCCTGATCCTTACCTAGCTACAGTgatgaattgtgcgttttgggTGTTCTATGCGATGCCTTTTGTGCACCCACACAACATTTTAGTGGTGACCATCAATAGTATTGGGCTGCTGTTCGAGGTCTTCTATCTTACCATGTTTTGGATCTATGCTACCAATGGAGGAAGG AGAAAGGTACTGCTTATTCTTCTGGGCGAGTTAATTTTCTTTGCTGCGGTCGTTCTTACAATCTTGATGGCAGTGCATGGCACTCACCTAAGGTCATTAGTGGTTGGAATTATCTGTGACATCTTCAATATTTTGATGTATGTCTCTCCTCTTACAGTCATG GCAGAAGTGATCAGAACTAAGAGTGTCAAATACATGCCCTTCTCCCTCTCTTTAGCAAACTTACTCAATGGTGTGTGCTGGACAATATACTCCCTCATccacccctttgacctgtttaTTCTG ATAAGCAACAGTGTGGGAGTATTTTCTGGAGTTGTTCAGCTCATCCTATATGCTTGGTACAGCTCCTGCAAGGGAGAGCAAGATGGTGGTGATGATAATCATGTCCAGGACCAGCAGCCAAAGAGGATTGTAGTCTGA